A portion of the Magnolia sinica isolate HGM2019 chromosome 17, MsV1, whole genome shotgun sequence genome contains these proteins:
- the LOC131230272 gene encoding uncharacterized protein LOC131230272 isoform X1: MGANLKENELVEDEEEYVFLDLSGVCGQTDIPANAPYVLSGLDTLNPVLVIGNKLKLIGEYEETIGTCIVFSETVDPNQASTKAVKPIARLHKTLKFRLLPQDDNQK, from the exons ATGGGGGCCAACCTAAAGGAAAATGAGCTAGTTGAAGACGAAGAAGAGTATGTCTTTCTTGATCTCAGCGGTGTGTGTGGACAAACTGACATCCCAGCTAATGCTCCATATGTTCTCTCT GGTTTGGACACACTGAATCCAGTCTTGGTTATTGGCAACAAATTGAAGCTG ATAGGAGAGTATGAAGAAACAATAGGTACATGCATTGTCTTCTCGGAAACTG TTGACCCCAACCAGGCTTCAACCAAAGCAGTCAAGCCCATTGCTCGCCTTCACAAAACTTTGAAGTTTAGATTATTACCTCAAGATGACAATCAGAAGTGA
- the LOC131230270 gene encoding uncharacterized protein LOC131230270, translating into MEALISENFLRFSHLPYSSSLSPFNLRRFSQNTPPFLHFPHRNQSRKRKFPIFSSISASPTSNSSDFGGWGDLDSCQDLNQSGELDGLRSFLISLGFNDKKHVFLFLVGFVSALAISRVKFSSVAVFPASVLVFVVGFSIGFVRGARVDGGRVEFHEKMGNFSNLLRELDVKLSELKNGMETAIDSQSVEVGEIERYCEVVESVKLKIVPARNLVEASIDDYQESVSSNRVWGRNGQMGFLHNVRSCNGEKSSKKRKEMGGVGFDFVKFLVGGLFQEISIGSKPQKSKDGIKQGSMEQLNLNESNRIGGDAMNDSVLAGGIEEKSLNPVSDINIENAKAGSFYQESFDNPNVCGNQQQEEGRPNNNGGMSSSPKTQPLQVVQLDGPTFKFKKTEVSSEMVRRNLPEMLLNNEKILGNAKSMSINGNKPKSSRQQSYNDDLLSYDDKLSHLNVLQFRNEGDGVSDPADFGSSQRPNELDSLSTEAKALPQQEEVLEGCDRAYFPSPGLKNGKYTDEKQTYRCDLQQGTVKSMKLEDQPISDNRLSAFDTEVGKMPLSSTISDDEEFNMHMKKATDLLKHARECLTSRVDEEKAEIVLYKSASLLSKAIAMKPMSLRAVGQLGNTFLLHGELKLRISRELRTLLSRSDSSDERGPRVQPPGSKKVMTKDKVALLLVDACEECEQLLVEAGRRYRMALSIDGNDIRALYNWGLALSFRAQLIADIGPEAAVDADKVYLAAIDKFDALMSRSNAYAPDALFRWGIALQQRSHLRPSSSKEKRKLLHQAKRLFEDALRMDSDNVQDPSRNWSTRGRLLGCSNNVR; encoded by the exons ATGGAAGCTCTCATCTCCGAGAATTTCCTCCGTTTCTCCCATCTCCCctactcttcttctctctctcccttcaatTTGAGACGCTTTTCCCAAAATACCCCTCCCTTTCTCCATTTTCCCCATAGAAATCAGAGCAGGAAAAGAAAATTCCCGATTTTCAGCTCAATCTCTGCTTCTCCCACTTCAAATTCATCGGATTTTGGAGGATGGGGCGACCTGGATTCCTGCCAAGATCTCAATCAATCCGGTGAGCTCGATGGGCTCCGTAGTTTTCTTATCTCGTTAGGATTCAACGACAAAAAGCATGTTTTCCTGTTTTTGGTAGGATTTGTATCTGCTCTGGCTATTTCTAGAGTTAAATTTTCTTCAGTTGCAGTTTTTCCTGCTTCTGTTTTGGTTTTCGTGGTCGGGTTTTCCATAGGGTTCGTTCGTGGGGCCCGCGTTGACGGCGGCCGGGTCGAATTTCATGAGAAAATGGGTAATTTCAGCAATCTTTTGCGTGAATTAGATGTGAAGTTGTCCGAATTGAAGAATGGGATGGAAACTGCGATCGATTCGCAAAGCGTTGAAGTGGGTGAAATCGAAAGATACTGTGAAGTTGTCGAGTCCGTGAAGTTAAAGATTGTACCTGCAAGGAATCTTGTGGAAGCTTCCATTGATGATTATCAGGAATCTGTGAGCAGTAACCGAGTGTGGGGCCGGAATGGCCAAATGGGCTTTTTGCATAACGTGAGGAGCTGCAACGGTGAGAAGTCgagtaagaaaagaaaagagatgggTGGTGTTGGTTTTGATTTTGTGAAATTTCTTGTCGGAGGATTGTTTCAGGAAATTTCAATTGGGTCGAAACCTCAGAAGTCGAAGGATGGCATCAAGCAAGGATCTATGGAACAGTTGAATTTGAATGAGAGTAATCGAATTGGTGGGGATGCGATGAATGATAGTGTTTTAGCAGGTGGAATTGAAGAAAAAAGCTTAAATCCGGTGTCCGACATTAACATAGAAAATGCCAAGGCAGGTTCTTTTTATCAAGAGTCCTTTGACAATCCAAATGTCTGTGGAAATCAGCAACAAGAGGAAGGTAGGCCGAACAATAATGGTGGAATGTCTTCTTCTCCAAAGACTCAACCTTTACAAGTAGTGCAATTAGATGGGCCAACTTTCAAATTCAAGAAAACTGAAGTATCATCGGAGATGGTGAGAAGAAATCTGCCAGAGATGCTACTTAACAATGAAAAGATTCTCGGCAATGCCAAATCAATGTCTATAAATGGGAACAAACCCAAAAGCTCTAGGCAACAGAGTTACAATGATGATTTGTTGTCATATGATGATAAGCTTAGTCATCTGAACGTATTGCAGTTCCGAAATGAGGGAGACGGAGTGAGTGATCCAGCTGATTTTGGTAGCAGTCAGAGACCAAATGAGCTTGATTCATTAAGTACGGAAGCCAAGGCATTGCCGCAACAAGAAGAGGTTCTTGAGGGATGTGATAGAGCTTACTTTCCCTCTCCTGGCCTAAAGAATGGCAAGTATACAGATGAAAAACAGACTTACAGATGTGATTTGCAACAAGGAACAGTGAAAAGCATGAAATTAGAAGACCAACCCATTTCAGATAATCGCTTATCTGCCTTTGATACGGAAGTAGGTAAGATGCCATTGTCTTCGACGATATCAGATGATGAGGAATTTAATATGCATATGAAGAAGGCTACTGACCTTCTAAAACATGCTAGAGAGTGTTTGACGAGTCGGGTTGATGAAGAAAAGGCAGAGATTGTGCTGTACAAGTCTGCAAGCTTACTCTCTAAAGCGATAGCTATGAAGCCGATGAGCTTACGGGCTGTTGGTCAGCTGGGGAACACATTTCTTCTTCATGGAGAACTTAAACTGAGAATAAGTCGTGAGTTGAGAACTCTCCTATCAAGAAGTGACTCATCTGATGAAAGAGGACCAAGAGTTCAACCTCCGGGATCTAAAAAAGTCATGACCAAAGATAAAGTAGCCTTGCTTCTCGTTGATGCGTGTGAAGAATGCGAACAACTCCTTGTCGAGGCGGGAAGAAGGTACCGCATGGCCTTGTCAATCGATGGGAATGACATCAGAGCCCTCTATAATTGGGGCCTTGCACTGTCCTTCCGTGCTCAGTTGATCGCAGATATTGGACCG GAAGCAGCAGTTGATGCCGACAAGGTGTATCTAGCGGCGATTGACAAATTCGATGCTCTGATGTCGAGAAGTAATGCTTATGCCCCAGATG CACTGTTCAGATGGGGCATAGCACTGCAGCAACGATCTCACCTACGGCCAAGTAGCAGTAAAGAGAAGAGGAAGCTGCTTCATCAAGCAAAGAGGCTCTTTGAAGATGCACTGCGTATGGACTCTGATAATGTTCAA GATCCTTCGAGAAATTGGAGTACTCGAGGCCGGCTGCTTGGATGTTCAAATAATGTAAGATAA